The Bubalus bubalis isolate 160015118507 breed Murrah chromosome 18, NDDB_SH_1, whole genome shotgun sequence genome contains a region encoding:
- the NTF4 gene encoding neurotrophin-4 — MLPHPSGSLPILLLFLLPSVPMEPHPPPSPLPPFPAPEWDLLSPRVALSRGTPTGPPLLFLLESGAFGEPAGRPANRSRRGVSETAPASRRGELAVCDAVSGWVTDRRTAVDLRGREVEVLGEVPAAGGSPLRQYFFETRCKAASAGEGGPGGGGGGCRGVDRRHWVSECKAKQSYVRALTTDAQGRVGWRWIRIDTACVCTLLSRTGRA; from the coding sequence ATGCTCCCGCACCCCTCaggctccctccccatcctcctgcTTTTCCTCCTCCCCAGTGTCCCGAtggagccccaccccccaccctcacccctgcccccatTTCCAGCCCCTGAGTGGGACCTCTTGTCCCCCCGGGTGGCCCTGTCCAGGGGTACCCCCACGGGGCCCCCTCTGCTCTTTCTGCTGGAGTCTGGGGCCTTTGGGGAGCCAGCCGGCAGGCCAGCTAACCGCAGTCGGCGAGGGGTGAGCGAGACAGCACCAGCCAGTCGCCGTGGAGAGCTGGCCGTGTGTGATGCAGTCAGCGGCTGGGTGACAGACCGCCGGACTGCTGTGGACCTGCGTGGGCGCGAGGTGGAGGTGCTGGGCGAGGTGCCTGCAGCTGGTGGCAGTCCCCTGCGCCAGTACTTCTTTGAAACCCGCTGCAAGGCTGCCAGTGCTGGGGAAGGTGGccctggtgggggtggaggaggctgCCGGGGTGTGGACCGGAGGCACTGGGTGTCTGAGTGTAAGGCCAAGCAGTCCTATGTGCGGGCATTGACCACTGATGCCCAGGGCCGTGTGGGCTGGCGATGGATTCGAATTGACACTGCCTGTGTCTGCACGCTCCTCAGCCGGACTGGCCGGGCCTGA